CTCCGGCACGACCGGCCTGCCCAAGGCCATCGTCCAGTCCCAGGGCGGCATCCTCGTCGAGCACCTCAAGCAGCTCGGACTGCACTGCGACCTCGGCCCCGGGGACCGCTTCTTCTGGTACACCTCGACCGGCTGGATGATGTGGAACTTCCTCGTCTCCGGCCTCCTCACCGGGACGACGGTCATCCTGTACGACGGCAGCCCCGGCCATCCGGACACCGGCGCCCAGTGGCGGATCGCCGAGCGCACCGGCGCCACCTTCTACGGCACCTCGGCCGCCTACGTCATGGCCTGCCGCAAGGCGGGCGTGCACCCCTCGCGCGACTTCGACCTCGCGAGGGTGCGGTGCGTCGCCACCACCGGCTCGCCCCTGCCGCCCGACGGCTTCCGCTGGCTGCACGACGAGGTCCGCGGGGACCTGTGGATCGCCTCCGTCAGTGGCGGCACCGACGTCTGCTCCTGCTTCGCGGGAGCCGTACCGACCCTCCCCGTCCACACCGGCGAACTCCAGGCGGCCTGCCTCGGCACCGACCTGCAGTCCTGGGACCCGGCGGGCCGGCCGCTCGTGGACGAGGTGGGCGAACTGGTCGTCACCAACCCCATGCCGTCGATGCCGATCCGCTTCTGGAACGACCCCGGCGGCAGCCGCTACCGCGACAGCTACTTCGACACCTACCCCGGCGCCTGGCGCCACGGCGACTGGATCACCGTCACCTCCCGCGGCTCGGTGATCATCCACGGCCGCTCCGACTCCACCCTCAACCGGCAGGGCGTACGCATGGGGTCGGCCGACATCTACGAGGCCGTCGAACGCCTGCCCGAGATCAAGGAGTCCCTGGTCATCGGCGTCGAGCAGCCCGACGGGGGCTACTGGATGCCGCTGTTCGTCCACCTCGCCCCGGGCGCCGTCCTCGACGAGGCCCTGTTGACCCGCATCAAGCAGGCCGTCCGCGAGCAGCTCTCACCGCGCCACGTACCCGACGAGGTCATCGAGGTCCCCGGGATCCCGCACACCCTCACCGGCAAGCGCATCGAGGTCCCGGTCAAGCGGATCCTGCAGGGCACACCCCTGGAGAAGGCGGTCAACCCCGGGTCCATCGACGACCTGGCGCTGCTGGCCCTCTACGAGCGGATGGCCCGCGAACGCGCCTGA
This is a stretch of genomic DNA from Streptomyces sp. TG1A-8. It encodes these proteins:
- a CDS encoding acetoacetate--CoA ligase encodes the protein MSTANPQPLWQPDPERIAQARITRFQAWAAEHHGAPAAGGYPALHRWSVDQLDTFWEAVTQWFDVRFSTPCARVLGDRSMPGAQWFPGATLNYAEHALRAADGRADEPALLYVDETHEPRPVTWSELRRQVGSLAAGLRALGVRPGDRVSGYLPNIPEAVTALLATAAVGAVWTSCAPDFGARSVLDRFQQVEPVVLFTVDGYRYGGKEHDRRAVVAELRRELPTLRAVVHIPLLGTEAPDGALSWPELTSAGTEPTFEQVPFDHPLWVLYSSGTTGLPKAIVQSQGGILVEHLKQLGLHCDLGPGDRFFWYTSTGWMMWNFLVSGLLTGTTVILYDGSPGHPDTGAQWRIAERTGATFYGTSAAYVMACRKAGVHPSRDFDLARVRCVATTGSPLPPDGFRWLHDEVRGDLWIASVSGGTDVCSCFAGAVPTLPVHTGELQAACLGTDLQSWDPAGRPLVDEVGELVVTNPMPSMPIRFWNDPGGSRYRDSYFDTYPGAWRHGDWITVTSRGSVIIHGRSDSTLNRQGVRMGSADIYEAVERLPEIKESLVIGVEQPDGGYWMPLFVHLAPGAVLDEALLTRIKQAVREQLSPRHVPDEVIEVPGIPHTLTGKRIEVPVKRILQGTPLEKAVNPGSIDDLALLALYERMARERA